From the Leptospira perdikensis genome, the window GTATCTTGTGCAGAAAAGAAAGAAGACAGCAACACACTACTAGCAGGCCTACTTCTTTTTGCCGCGAACCAAATTAAGGTAAATACTGTTTCAGAGCTTACGAATGAATCCGCTGCAGATTACAATGAAAACAAGTGGGGTCTGATTACAGGTACTACACTGAACTCTTGGGTCAGCAATTGGCAGGCAAACAAACCACCTGGAATTACAGGGAACTTGATTATCTTACAAACAGATGCGGCAAACCGCGTCGCCGGAGATGGTCATAACGCTTATGTAAAATCAGAACCAAATTCGGGAGTGTATGTTTATCTTTTGAATGATTATACAACTCCAGACCTTCCCTCAGGTGGATTTCGATTCAACCAAACTCGAGATGCAGGTCTTTTCACAAATTCAATTCGTTATCAAGCCAATGGCACTTTCATCGACGATTGGTTGAATACCTATAATATTGATCCAACAAAAGATTTGATTGTTTTTGCTGCCGGAACAGGAAACGGAACAACCGTTGCCTCTGATCCTGCGGCAGCAACTGCCACTGCTGCTGGTGCCATTCAAGATATCACAAGAGGATTTTATTGGTTACGTTATTGGGGTGTTGATATCAAACATTTGGCCATTTTAAATGGAAACCTTCGATATAATATCACGAATAATTTGATACAATCTGCTCAAACAAGTACGACAAAATCCACTCTACCAACAACCAAAACTTCCTTTAGCATTCGCCAAATCCGTGTGGATAATACAGCAATTACACTTGGGTTAGAAGATATTTACGAAATTGCTAAGAACAATTTGGCAACAACTAGTGTTTTTGGAATTACTAGTTCTCAATTTTTAATTGATGCAAGACCAA encodes:
- a CDS encoding sulfurtransferase, producing the protein MIQKWIRSITTFLLLSFSVSCAEKKEDSNTLLAGLLLFAANQIKVNTVSELTNESAADYNENKWGLITGTTLNSWVSNWQANKPPGITGNLIILQTDAANRVAGDGHNAYVKSEPNSGVYVYLLNDYTTPDLPSGGFRFNQTRDAGLFTNSIRYQANGTFIDDWLNTYNIDPTKDLIVFAAGTGNGTTVASDPAAATATAAGAIQDITRGFYWLRYWGVDIKHLAILNGNLRYNITNNLIQSAQTSTTKSTLPTTKTSFSIRQIRVDNTAITLGLEDIYEIAKNNLATTSVFGITSSQFLIDARPTAQFGASGSRTAGVNGNVTQYITTGWDSAGAPVVWAASGDANSANTAGKTYVPFEGNIKGAISFPWLALFEGIPDSGSTAGVTATAFANGYRYKSKAALAAIFTNKGYSAGKTVISQCRTNFEAQVNGFAALNVLGYPTAFYDGSLVEWTALIAAHTDSSINQIPADYKWRTDLATVSVFDYNPQINNTGNVGSALNRVKPAPVNLTATTTKKFIQEDKAYKY